The following proteins are co-located in the Manihot esculenta cultivar AM560-2 chromosome 9, M.esculenta_v8, whole genome shotgun sequence genome:
- the LOC110623046 gene encoding serine/threonine-protein kinase ATG1c isoform X2 produces MAQATGRGRVVGDYLVGRQIGSGSFSVVWHARHRVHGTEVAIKEIATSRLNKKLQDSLMSEIFILKRINHPNIICLHDIIEVPGRIHIVLEYCKGGDLSMYIQRHGRVPEAIAKHFMQQLAAGLQILRDNNLIHRDLKPQNLLLSTNDSNAVLKIADFGFARSLQPRGLAETLCGSPLYMAPEIMQLQKYDAKADLWSVGAILFQLVTGKTPFTGNNQIQLLQNIVKSTGLQFPSDSKDLSADCKDLCQKLLRRNPVERLTFEEFFNHPFLSLRKLDEFFGNRTFSRSVDGVPLSESNSARNTEDISQEDYLPFFLDDDSSGPEGSPSFSKRRPSMKSTYGFSLDTQVDGKEAKSNALNNMDFTPRHSSTRRNLETPSFKPDINKFSNEHLHEASKYMNQRSMNVQSRVVDSLELIDQDYVIVSGPPLDVSSSLASTSKPRNIPYKSRSPPRASDNVNSAPMPIIGTANSNACHIGSLEGPSSAPGTSQGSTDIGDVVEQPSTHCMTRIKSLQQCASAISELVDAGRQLEAFSIQLVILAVWKQALHICHTQAASAIEGSPSQESTRLRRTSSEKHETPDTEDCPDIGPESISTQIEREFLREVEHADELAKAIESGNIEMPDAMETIFQSALALGRLGGVEELIGEMESASFLYSKAVRLLIFLLVEAPSLILNPPFSLTNSDRYRLRTYIDILNNRQGHSRSQRMALLKCDEQAPQCPP; encoded by the exons ATGGCTCAAGCGACTGGTAGGGGTAGAGTCGTCGGGGACTACCTGGTAGGTCGGCAAATCGGGTCGGGTTCATTCTCGGTGGTGTGGCATGCCAGGCACCGGGTTCATGGCACCGAGGTGGCTATAAAGGAGATAGCTACAAGTCGACTCAATAAGAAGTTGCAGGATAGTCTCATGTCTGAGATCTTTATTTTGAAGAGGATTAACCATCCGAATATTATCTGCTTGCACGATATTATTGAG GTGCCAGGGAGAATACATATTGTGTTGGAATATTGCAAAGGGGGTGATCTTTCTATGTATATTCAACGACATGGAAGAGTTCCAGAAGCAATTGCTAAGCACTTCATGCAGCAACTAG CGGCTGGTCTGCAAATTCTTCGGGACAATAATCTCATACATCGGGATCTGAAACCACAG AATCTCCTCCTTTCTACCAATGACAGCAACGCAGTTCTGAAAATTGCTGATTTTGGATTTGCTAG ATCTCTGCAACCTAGAGGCCTTGCAGAAACCTTGTGTGGTTCACCCCTTTATATGGCTCCTGAGATAATGCAGCTACAGAAGTATGATGCTAAG GCAGATCTTTGGAGTGTTGGTGCCATTTTATTTCAGCTTGTGACAGGAAAAACCCCATTTACTGGAAACAATCAAATACAG TTGCTCCAGAATATTGTGAAGTCAACTGGATTACAATTTCCTTCAGATAGTAAGGATTTGAGTGCTGACTGCAAAGATTTATGCCAGAAATTGTTGCGTCGTAATCCAG TGGAACGATTGACATTTGAGGAGTTTTTTAATCATCCATTCCTTTCTCTGAGGAAACTTGATGAATTTTTTGG GAATAGGACATTCTCAAGATCAGTTGATGGTGTTCCATTGTCTGAAAGCAATTCTGCAAGGAACACAGAGGACATTTCCCAAGAGGATTATCTGCCTTTCTTCCTGGATGATGATTCTAGTGGTCCTGAGGGTAGCCCTTCCTTTTCTAAGAGGAGGCCCTCAATGAAATCCACCTATGGATTTTCTCTTGATACACAAGTTGATGGGAAGGAAGCAAAATCTAATGCTTTGAATAACATGGACTTTACTCCCAGACATTCTAGCACTAGACGTAACTTGGAAACTCCTAGTTTTAagcctgatattaataaattttccaaTGAACATCTACATGAAGCTTCCAAGTACATGAACCAAAGGTCTATGAATGTACAATCAAGAG TTGTGGACTCATTGGAGTTAATAGATCAAGATTATGTTATTGTTTCTGGCCCTCCTTTGGATGTGTCTTCTTCTTTGGCAAGTACTTCTAAACCAAGAAATATACCATACAAATCACGAAGTCCTCCTCGAGCATCAGACAATGTAAATTCTGCCCCCATGCCAATAATTGGCACTGCTAACAGTAATGCATGTCACATTGGAAGCTTGGAAGGTCCAAGCTCTGCTCCTGGGACTTCTCAAGGATCTACAGATATTGGAGATGTTGTGGAGCAGCCATCGACTCATTGTATGACTAGGATTAAGTCATTGCAGCAGTGCGCATCTGCCATCTCTGAATTA GTGGATGCAGGTAGGCAACTGGAAGCATTCTCAATACAACTTGTTATTCTTGCAGTTTGGAAGCAAGCGCTGCATATATGCCACACTCAGGCTGCCTCAGCTATTGAAGGAAGTCCAAGCCAAGAGAGCACAAGGTTGAGGAGAACCAGCAGCGAGAAGCATGAGACTCCTGATACAGAAGACTGTCCTGATATTGGGCCAGAGAGTATATCCACTCAGATTGAGAGAGAGTTTTTGCGGGAAGTTGAACATGCTGACGAACTTGCGAAAGCAATTGAATCTG GAAATATTGAGATGCCTGATGCCATGGAAACAATATTTCAATCTGCCCTTGCTCTGGGAAGACTCGGAGGA GTTGAGGAGCTCATTGGTGAAATGGAAAGTGCATCTTTCTTGTATTCAAAAGCAGTACGCTTGTTAATCTTCCTTCTAGTGGAAGCACCATCCCTCATTCTCAATCCTCCATTCTCTCTCACAAACTCAGACCGGTATAGACTCCGTACTTACATTGATATCCTCAATAATCGGCAGGGCCATTCACGGTCACAAAGAATGGCACTTCTCAAATGCGATGAACAAGCACCGCAGTGCCCTCCCTAG
- the LOC110623046 gene encoding serine/threonine-protein kinase ATG1c isoform X1, whose translation MAQATGRGRVVGDYLVGRQIGSGSFSVVWHARHRVHGTEVAIKEIATSRLNKKLQDSLMSEIFILKRINHPNIICLHDIIEVPGRIHIVLEYCKGGDLSMYIQRHGRVPEAIAKHFMQQLAAGLQILRDNNLIHRDLKPQNLLLSTNDSNAVLKIADFGFARSLQPRGLAETLCGSPLYMAPEIMQLQKYDAKADLWSVGAILFQLVTGKTPFTGNNQIQLLQNIVKSTGLQFPSDSKDLSADCKDLCQKLLRRNPVERLTFEEFFNHPFLSLRKLDEFFGNRTFSRSVDGVPLSESNSARNTEDISQEDYLPFFLDDDSSGPEGSPSFSKRRPSMKSTYGFSLDTQVDGKEAKSNALNNMDFTPRHSSTRRNLETPSFKPDINKFSNEHLHEASKYMNQRSMNVQSRVVDSLELIDQDYVIVSGPPLDVSSSLASTSKPRNIPYKSRSPPRASDNVNSAPMPIIGTANSNACHIGSLEGPSSAPGTSQGSTDIGDVVEQPSTHCMTRIKSLQQCASAISELVREKVDAGRQLEAFSIQLVILAVWKQALHICHTQAASAIEGSPSQESTRLRRTSSEKHETPDTEDCPDIGPESISTQIEREFLREVEHADELAKAIESGNIEMPDAMETIFQSALALGRLGGVEELIGEMESASFLYSKAVRLLIFLLVEAPSLILNPPFSLTNSDRYRLRTYIDILNNRQGHSRSQRMALLKCDEQAPQCPP comes from the exons ATGGCTCAAGCGACTGGTAGGGGTAGAGTCGTCGGGGACTACCTGGTAGGTCGGCAAATCGGGTCGGGTTCATTCTCGGTGGTGTGGCATGCCAGGCACCGGGTTCATGGCACCGAGGTGGCTATAAAGGAGATAGCTACAAGTCGACTCAATAAGAAGTTGCAGGATAGTCTCATGTCTGAGATCTTTATTTTGAAGAGGATTAACCATCCGAATATTATCTGCTTGCACGATATTATTGAG GTGCCAGGGAGAATACATATTGTGTTGGAATATTGCAAAGGGGGTGATCTTTCTATGTATATTCAACGACATGGAAGAGTTCCAGAAGCAATTGCTAAGCACTTCATGCAGCAACTAG CGGCTGGTCTGCAAATTCTTCGGGACAATAATCTCATACATCGGGATCTGAAACCACAG AATCTCCTCCTTTCTACCAATGACAGCAACGCAGTTCTGAAAATTGCTGATTTTGGATTTGCTAG ATCTCTGCAACCTAGAGGCCTTGCAGAAACCTTGTGTGGTTCACCCCTTTATATGGCTCCTGAGATAATGCAGCTACAGAAGTATGATGCTAAG GCAGATCTTTGGAGTGTTGGTGCCATTTTATTTCAGCTTGTGACAGGAAAAACCCCATTTACTGGAAACAATCAAATACAG TTGCTCCAGAATATTGTGAAGTCAACTGGATTACAATTTCCTTCAGATAGTAAGGATTTGAGTGCTGACTGCAAAGATTTATGCCAGAAATTGTTGCGTCGTAATCCAG TGGAACGATTGACATTTGAGGAGTTTTTTAATCATCCATTCCTTTCTCTGAGGAAACTTGATGAATTTTTTGG GAATAGGACATTCTCAAGATCAGTTGATGGTGTTCCATTGTCTGAAAGCAATTCTGCAAGGAACACAGAGGACATTTCCCAAGAGGATTATCTGCCTTTCTTCCTGGATGATGATTCTAGTGGTCCTGAGGGTAGCCCTTCCTTTTCTAAGAGGAGGCCCTCAATGAAATCCACCTATGGATTTTCTCTTGATACACAAGTTGATGGGAAGGAAGCAAAATCTAATGCTTTGAATAACATGGACTTTACTCCCAGACATTCTAGCACTAGACGTAACTTGGAAACTCCTAGTTTTAagcctgatattaataaattttccaaTGAACATCTACATGAAGCTTCCAAGTACATGAACCAAAGGTCTATGAATGTACAATCAAGAG TTGTGGACTCATTGGAGTTAATAGATCAAGATTATGTTATTGTTTCTGGCCCTCCTTTGGATGTGTCTTCTTCTTTGGCAAGTACTTCTAAACCAAGAAATATACCATACAAATCACGAAGTCCTCCTCGAGCATCAGACAATGTAAATTCTGCCCCCATGCCAATAATTGGCACTGCTAACAGTAATGCATGTCACATTGGAAGCTTGGAAGGTCCAAGCTCTGCTCCTGGGACTTCTCAAGGATCTACAGATATTGGAGATGTTGTGGAGCAGCCATCGACTCATTGTATGACTAGGATTAAGTCATTGCAGCAGTGCGCATCTGCCATCTCTGAATTAGTACGTGAAAAG GTGGATGCAGGTAGGCAACTGGAAGCATTCTCAATACAACTTGTTATTCTTGCAGTTTGGAAGCAAGCGCTGCATATATGCCACACTCAGGCTGCCTCAGCTATTGAAGGAAGTCCAAGCCAAGAGAGCACAAGGTTGAGGAGAACCAGCAGCGAGAAGCATGAGACTCCTGATACAGAAGACTGTCCTGATATTGGGCCAGAGAGTATATCCACTCAGATTGAGAGAGAGTTTTTGCGGGAAGTTGAACATGCTGACGAACTTGCGAAAGCAATTGAATCTG GAAATATTGAGATGCCTGATGCCATGGAAACAATATTTCAATCTGCCCTTGCTCTGGGAAGACTCGGAGGA GTTGAGGAGCTCATTGGTGAAATGGAAAGTGCATCTTTCTTGTATTCAAAAGCAGTACGCTTGTTAATCTTCCTTCTAGTGGAAGCACCATCCCTCATTCTCAATCCTCCATTCTCTCTCACAAACTCAGACCGGTATAGACTCCGTACTTACATTGATATCCTCAATAATCGGCAGGGCCATTCACGGTCACAAAGAATGGCACTTCTCAAATGCGATGAACAAGCACCGCAGTGCCCTCCCTAG